A genome region from Drosophila simulans strain w501 chromosome 2R, Prin_Dsim_3.1, whole genome shotgun sequence includes the following:
- the LOC27206192 gene encoding uncharacterized protein LOC27206192, whose amino-acid sequence MLRLVYIYYGTLLPGWSSLRAFGQGQRHFSELWLKYWVIYALLQGLGVLTDFLLSGFSFYAGLKLILSVGLWFSAPYSTNHLFNLLDAYAMGKLGAVVENGVRWHGQISRNIFRGFMQSPLVTVIMPRGEDEHITEPRINKRLLKRELSNLMTQIARETADHRHQQERPMMRHSPRHLRAAEPDKLNGDSMHNVVEYFDQRWGDQQ is encoded by the coding sequence ATGCTGCGCTTGGTGTACATATACTATGGAACCCTGCTACCTGGCTGGAGCAGCTTGCGGGCATTTGGACAAGGCCAGAGACACTTCAGCGAACTCTGGCTGAAGTATTGGGTAATCTATGCACTGCTGCAGGGACTCGGAGTCCTCACGGATTTCCTGCTCAGTGGCTTCTCCTTCTACGCTGGTCTCAAGCTCATCCTGTCCGTGGGCCTCTGGTTCAGTGCCCCCTACAGCACCAATCACCTGTTCAATCTGCTTGATGCGTACGCTATGGGGAAACTAGGAGCAGTCGTGGAGAATGGTGTTCGCTGGCACGGGCAAATCAGTAGAAACATTTTTCGCGGCTTTATGCAATCACCACTGGTGACAGTGATAATGCCAAGGGGCGAGGATGAGCATATCACGGAGCCGCGGATCAATAAACGTCTCCTGAAAAGAGAACTGTCAAATCTCATGACGCAGATTGCAAGGGAAACGGCCGACCATCGCCATCAGCAAGAGCGCCCTATGATGCGTCATTCCCCTCGGCATTTACGAGCAGCTGAACCGGACAAATTGAACGGGGATTCCATGCACAATGTCGTCGAGTATTTCGACCAAAGATGGGGAGATCAGCAGTAG
- the LOC6735935 gene encoding uncharacterized protein LOC6735935, whose amino-acid sequence MATLTELFLLFGLWPILQVQGVAKFTNIECLSADENFTTISLCRLYAVKRDVVEMSLRANILRWPKGPVSMRMQLLKKASGYKPFLYNIRQSDVCEYLEKRNHPFINIILSSFGNRTNVNKCPIPPEIVLEHFRFPVKVLDMMPLPSGDYGLFTTFSFHRAELAQVKVYFTLTEYR is encoded by the exons ATGGCCACGTTGACGGAGTTGTTCCTCTTGTTTGGGCTGTGGCCCATTTTGCAG GTCCAAGGAGTTGCCAAGTTCACAAACATCGAGTGCCTGAGTGCGGACGAAAACTTTACCACCATTTCCTTGTGCCGATTGTACGCCGTGAAGAGGGATGTCGTCGAAATGAGTCTGCGGGCCAACATCCTGCGATGGCCAAAAGGTCCGGTATCG ATGCGCATGCAGCTGCTGAAGAAGGCCAGTGGCTACAAGCCCTTCCTATACAATATCCGCCAGTCGGATGTGTGCGAGTATCTGGAGAAGCGGAACCACCCCTTCATAAACATCATCCTGAGCAGTTTCGGGAACAGAACCAATGTGAACAAGTGTCCGATTCCA CCGGAAATAGTGTTGGAGCACTTCCGGTTTCCCGTCAAGGTTCTGGACATGATGCCCCTGCCCTCCGGTGACTACGGACTCTTCACCACCTTCAGTTTCCACCGAGCGGAGTTGGCCCAGGTTAAGGTGTACTTCACATTAACAGAGTATCGCTAA
- the LOC6735936 gene encoding receptor expression-enhancing protein 2 has protein sequence MCFFGLVSQFLFFVYGTMGPAWQTYKTLNSGDEEFLAWAKYWIVYAFLVTFEVLADLFLSWLPLYMPTKLLLVLWIVLSAPAANVWIFDAILRPVLAKRQEQIDHFLHRGKEKLLSDAIASMTQLVAQSQIVLPLVSNFWSRSSTAPVQDSTGEGIGGRTSEDSDSANVSVQNLSSGSSPVGSLEHLRDDSDELQVGVSKATTHLQAKQSQTDVSSDSPRMLTRRAQRKFKNAIAISSATKLEDLHDEVEDLLAKSRMETSGQEVRQQRQPGSRRRLLAQSFVKPQTGL, from the coding sequence ATGTGTTTCTTTGGCCTTGTTTCGCAGTTCCTGTTCTTTGTTTACGGCACCATGGGACCCGCCTGGCAAACCTACAAGACCCTGAACAGCGGAGACGAGGAGTTCCTGGCCTGGGCCAAGTACTGGATAGTGTATGCCTTCCTGGTCACCTTCGAGGTGCTGGCGGACCTCTTCCTCTCCTGGCTGCCGCTCTACATGCCCACCAAGTTGCTCCTGGTCCTGTGGATCGTGCTTTCCGCTCCGGCCGCCAATGTCTGGATATTCGACGCCATACTGCGTCCGGTGCTGGCCAAGCGGCAGGAGCAGATCGATCACTTCCTGCACCGGGGCAAAGAGAAGCTCCTGAGCGACGCCATCGCCTCAATGACGCAACTGGTGGCACAGAGCCAAATCGTACTGCCTCTTGTGTCCAACTTCTGGTCGAGATCGAGCACAGCTCCCGTGCAGGACTCCACTGGAGAAGGAATTGGAGGCAGGACTTCCGAGGATTCTGACTCGGCCAACGTCTCTGTCCAAAATCTGTCCAGTGGTTCCAGTCCCGTTGGCAGCTTAGAGCACCTCCGCGACGACTCTGATGAGCTTCAGGTGGGCGTTTCGAAGGCCACCACACACCTGCAGGCGAAGCAGTCCCAGACCGACGTGTCGTCGGATTCACCCAGGATGCTTACTCGCCGAGCTCAACGCAAGTTCAAGAATGCCATTGCTATTTCCTCCGCCACCAAGCTGGAGGACCTCCATGATGAGGTGGaggatctgctggccaagtcGAGGATGGAGACCAGCGGCCAGGAAGTCCGTCAGCAGCGTCAACCGGGCAGCCGTCGCCGTCTCTTAGCACAATCATTTGTGAAACCCCAAACGGGGTTATAG